A single genomic interval of Polyangium spumosum harbors:
- a CDS encoding ABC transporter substrate-binding protein — MAIVALGASALGLTACTPKDAPQKDAAGKDPSAPAALEPWKVGAYLSLSGAETQFGIETKEGIELAVFEVNKKGGAKGRPVKVLYEDNKSNPQETNNKVLQLVTRDKVVALLGEVASSRSTIGGIVANKHKVPMITSSATAPEVTQIGPFVFRVCFTDDIQGQMGAEFVVKTMGKKRIGMLFASDDVYSSGLASQFREAAKKLGGEIVVEKSFIKTETNFTTYINEIRDAKPDLVYAPIYYNAMVPIARQAKAAGLPGSTFVGGDGWDAETLLVDAGEEMEGAYFTNHYAPDVPWPHAQAFLKAYKERFKRDPSSLASLGYDSAMLLFDAMGRAKGDTPEAIRDAIAETRDFQGATGTITIDPSRNADKSIVIVQIKNKKFTYFATVNDKAAAKP; from the coding sequence ATGGCAATCGTGGCCCTCGGCGCGAGCGCGCTGGGGCTCACCGCGTGCACCCCGAAAGACGCGCCGCAGAAGGACGCCGCCGGCAAGGATCCGAGCGCGCCCGCGGCCCTCGAGCCCTGGAAGGTCGGCGCGTACCTGAGCCTGTCCGGCGCCGAGACGCAGTTCGGCATCGAGACCAAGGAGGGCATCGAGCTCGCGGTCTTCGAGGTCAACAAGAAGGGCGGCGCGAAGGGCCGGCCGGTGAAGGTCCTCTACGAGGACAACAAGTCGAACCCGCAGGAGACGAACAACAAGGTCCTGCAGCTCGTCACGCGGGACAAGGTCGTCGCGCTGCTCGGCGAGGTCGCCTCCTCGCGCTCCACGATCGGCGGCATCGTGGCGAACAAGCACAAGGTCCCGATGATCACCTCGAGCGCGACGGCGCCGGAGGTCACGCAGATCGGGCCCTTCGTCTTCCGCGTCTGCTTCACCGACGACATCCAGGGCCAGATGGGCGCCGAGTTCGTGGTGAAGACCATGGGCAAGAAGCGCATCGGCATGCTCTTCGCCTCGGACGACGTCTACTCCTCGGGCCTCGCCTCGCAGTTCCGCGAGGCGGCGAAGAAGCTCGGCGGCGAGATCGTCGTGGAGAAGAGCTTCATCAAGACCGAGACGAACTTCACGACGTACATCAACGAGATCCGCGACGCGAAGCCCGACCTCGTCTACGCGCCGATCTACTACAACGCGATGGTCCCGATCGCGCGCCAGGCGAAGGCCGCGGGTCTGCCGGGCAGCACGTTCGTCGGCGGCGACGGCTGGGACGCCGAGACGCTGCTCGTGGACGCGGGCGAGGAGATGGAGGGCGCGTACTTCACGAACCACTACGCGCCCGACGTGCCCTGGCCCCACGCGCAGGCCTTCCTCAAGGCCTACAAGGAGCGCTTCAAGCGCGACCCGTCGAGCCTCGCGTCGCTCGGCTACGACTCGGCCATGCTCCTCTTCGACGCCATGGGCCGCGCCAAGGGCGACACGCCCGAGGCCATCCGCGACGCGATCGCCGAGACCAGGGACTTCCAGGGCGCGACGGGCACGATCACCATCGACCCGAGCCGCAACGCGGACAAATCCATCGTGATCGTCCAGATCAAGAACAAGAAGTTCACCTACTTCGCGACGGTGAACGACAAGGCGGCGGCGAAGCCCTGA
- the sdhB gene encoding succinate dehydrogenase iron-sulfur subunit has translation MANSDTTKGTGRLVHLRVKRQDGPDLPETKRYEEFKVPYLPQMNVISALQQVQKEPRTVDGKDVAPVVWESSCLEEVCGACTMIINGRVRQACSALVDQIAPNGEVITVEPMTKFPLVRDLIVDRERMFHDMKKVKAWIDIDGTHELGPGPRESPEAQQERYPLSRCMTCGCCVEACPQYNDSTQFVGPFALNLVRLFNMHPSGALHKNARLETVMGEGGVQDCGKSQNCVEVCPKEIPLVDSIAQVSRDATKRLLFGWLLK, from the coding sequence ATGGCGAACAGCGACACGACGAAGGGCACCGGGCGTCTCGTGCATCTGCGCGTCAAGCGCCAGGACGGGCCGGATCTCCCGGAGACGAAGCGGTACGAGGAGTTCAAGGTCCCCTACCTGCCGCAGATGAACGTGATCAGCGCGCTGCAGCAGGTGCAGAAGGAGCCACGCACGGTCGACGGCAAGGACGTCGCGCCCGTGGTGTGGGAGTCGTCGTGCCTCGAAGAGGTCTGCGGCGCCTGCACGATGATCATCAACGGCCGCGTGCGTCAGGCGTGCTCGGCGCTCGTGGACCAGATCGCGCCGAACGGCGAGGTGATCACGGTCGAGCCGATGACGAAGTTCCCGCTCGTGCGGGACCTCATCGTCGATCGCGAGCGCATGTTCCACGACATGAAGAAGGTGAAGGCCTGGATCGACATCGACGGGACGCACGAGCTCGGCCCGGGTCCACGCGAGTCACCCGAGGCGCAGCAGGAGCGTTACCCGCTGTCGCGCTGCATGACGTGCGGGTGCTGCGTCGAGGCTTGCCCGCAGTACAACGATTCGACGCAGTTCGTCGGGCCGTTCGCGCTGAACCTGGTGCGGCTCTTCAACATGCACCCGTCGGGGGCGCTGCACAAAAACGCGCGGCTCGAGACGGTCATGGGCGAGGGCGGCGTGCAGGACTGCGGCAAGTCGCAGAACTGCGTGGAGGTTTGTCCGAAGGAGATCCCGCTCGTCGATTCGATCGCGCAGGTGTCGCGGGACGCGACGAAGCGGCTGCTGTTCGGCTGGTTGTTGAAGTAG
- a CDS encoding branched-chain amino acid ABC transporter permease, with the protein MAMKILNALITGLAQGSMIALVALGYTMVYGILKLINFAHSEVFMMGAFIGFFAITAIGGKDAPLIAGVGGTLLAMAFAGLLGMLVEKVAYAPLRTRGKGKANSRITPLVTALGMSVLLQNLAQLLFTAQYRGYPQLLPIEHTRKVIFISAFSVMVALQFLVHKTWMGKAMRALSVNIEAARLMGIRTSRVISITFIVGSMLAALGAVLYCLDQSQVYPTMGVVIGTRAFVAAVIGGIGNIPGAMLGGLLIGIIGEMTKLTAYSGLQDVLVFTALIAVLLVKPTGLLGKASIEKV; encoded by the coding sequence ATGGCCATGAAGATCCTCAACGCCCTCATCACGGGCCTCGCGCAGGGGTCGATGATCGCGCTCGTGGCCCTCGGCTACACGATGGTCTACGGCATCCTGAAGCTCATCAACTTCGCCCACAGCGAGGTCTTCATGATGGGCGCCTTCATCGGCTTCTTCGCCATCACGGCCATCGGCGGCAAGGACGCGCCGCTCATCGCCGGCGTGGGCGGGACGCTGCTCGCCATGGCCTTCGCGGGCCTGCTCGGCATGCTCGTCGAGAAGGTCGCCTACGCGCCGCTGCGCACGCGCGGCAAGGGCAAGGCGAACAGCCGCATCACCCCGCTCGTCACGGCGCTCGGCATGAGCGTGCTCTTGCAGAACCTCGCGCAGCTCCTCTTCACCGCGCAGTACCGCGGCTACCCGCAGCTCTTGCCGATCGAGCACACGCGCAAGGTCATCTTCATCTCGGCCTTCTCCGTGATGGTCGCGCTTCAGTTCCTCGTGCACAAAACCTGGATGGGCAAAGCGATGCGCGCCCTCAGCGTGAACATCGAGGCCGCGCGCCTCATGGGCATCCGCACGAGCCGGGTCATCTCGATCACCTTCATCGTGGGCTCGATGCTCGCCGCGCTCGGCGCCGTCCTCTACTGCCTCGATCAGTCGCAGGTGTATCCGACGATGGGCGTGGTGATCGGCACGCGCGCCTTCGTCGCGGCCGTCATCGGCGGCATCGGCAACATCCCGGGCGCGATGCTCGGCGGCCTGCTCATCGGCATCATCGGCGAGATGACCAAGCTCACGGCGTACTCCGGCCTGCAGGATGTCCTGGTCTTCACGGCTCTCATCGCCGTGTTGCTCGTCAAGCCGACGGGCCTGCTCGGAAAAGCCTCGATCGAGAAGGTTTAG
- a CDS encoding TlyA family RNA methyltransferase produces MTRSPARVRADALLVTRGLAESRAQAQALIMAGKVSTEGSRVDKPGALLVPDALLQVAAPPRFVSRGGDKLDHALATFVAQGLDVTGRRCVDVGASTGGFTDCLLQRGAALVVAVDVGYGQLAEKLRQDPRVDVRERVNARELSRSDLPEGVDLVVVDASFIGIGKLIGAIAAMLDAGGDLVALVKPQFEAGREAASRGRGVIRDKETREGAIAAARRDIEAAGFEVVAEVDSAVHGPKGNVERFVWARRRAG; encoded by the coding sequence ATGACCCGCTCGCCCGCCCGCGTCCGCGCCGATGCCCTGCTCGTCACCCGAGGCCTCGCCGAGAGCCGCGCCCAGGCCCAGGCCCTCATCATGGCCGGCAAGGTCAGCACCGAGGGCTCGCGCGTGGACAAACCCGGCGCGCTCCTCGTGCCCGACGCGCTCCTCCAGGTCGCCGCCCCGCCGCGCTTCGTCTCCCGCGGCGGCGACAAGCTCGACCACGCGCTCGCGACCTTCGTGGCCCAGGGCCTCGACGTCACGGGCCGCAGGTGTGTCGACGTCGGCGCCTCCACGGGTGGCTTCACCGATTGCCTGCTCCAGCGCGGCGCCGCGCTCGTCGTGGCCGTCGACGTCGGCTACGGCCAGCTCGCCGAGAAGCTCCGCCAGGATCCACGCGTCGACGTCCGCGAGCGCGTCAACGCGCGTGAGCTCTCGCGGAGCGACCTGCCCGAGGGCGTCGACCTCGTGGTCGTGGACGCCTCGTTCATCGGGATCGGCAAGCTCATCGGCGCCATCGCGGCCATGCTCGACGCGGGCGGCGACCTCGTCGCCCTGGTCAAGCCGCAGTTCGAGGCGGGCCGGGAAGCGGCCTCGCGGGGGCGGGGCGTCATCCGGGACAAGGAGACGCGGGAGGGCGCGATCGCCGCGGCGCGTCGCGACATCGAGGCGGCCGGCTTCGAGGTCGTGGCCGAGGTCGACAGCGCGGTCCATGGGCCGAAGGGCAACGTGGAGCGGTTCGTCTGGGCGCGCCGCCGCGCCGGTTGA